Part of the Streptomyces sp. NBC_00457 genome, TACTCCTCGCTGCCCTCGCGCAGCGGAACGTTCTCGCACAGCTCGTAGCCGCTGTACACGCCCCAGGTCGGCGCCAGGGTGGCCGCCAGCACCGCCCGCACCTCGAACGCCGGCCGCCCGCCGCGCTGCAGATACGCATGGAGAATGTCCGGCGTATTGACGAAGAAGTTCGGCCGCATATACGACGCCGCCTCACCCGACAACTCGCTCAGATACTCCGTCAGCTCCTGCTTGCTGTTGCGCCAGGTGAAATACGTGTACGACTGCTGGAACCCGATCTGCGCCAGCGTGTGCATCATCGCCGGACGGGTGAACGCCTCCGCCAGGAAGATCACATCCGGGTCGGTCCGCCCGATGTCCGCCAGCACCCGCTGCCAGAACACCACCGGCTTGGTATGCGGATTGTCCACCCGGAAAATCCGCACCCCGTGCGCCATCCACAACCGCAACACCCGCAGCGTCTCCGCGACCAGCCCGTCCATGTCCGCGTCGAACGCGACCGGATAGATGTCCTGGTACTTCTTCGGCGGATTCTCCGCATACGCGATCGACCCGTCCGGGCGGTGATGGAACCACTGCGGATGCTTGTCCACCCACGGATGATCCGGCGAGCACTGCAACGCGAAGTCCAGCGCCACCTCCATCCCCAGCGCACGCGCCTGGCCCACGAACCAGTCGAAGTCCTCGAAGCCGCCCAGCTGCGGATGGATCGCGTCGTGCCCGCCCTCCGGCGACCCGATCGCCCACGGCACCCCCACATCCTCAGCAGACGGGTTGAGGGTGTTGTTGCGGCCCTTGCGGAACGTGGTCCCGATCGGATGGATCGGCGGCAGATACACCACGTCGAAACCCATCGACGCGATCACCGGCAGCCGCCGCGCGGCCGTCCGGAACGTCCCGTGCGGCTGCTGGGGCGTGCCCTCCGACCGCGGGAAGAACTCGTACCACGACCCGAACAGCGCCCGCTCCCGCTCCACCAGCAACGGCAACGCCTCCAACGCCGTCACCAACTCCCGCAGCGGATACCGCCCCAGCACCGCGTCCAGCTCCGGCCCGAAGGCCGCCGCCAGGCGCACCGCGGACGGCAGCGAGTCGTCGAGCATCGTCTTGGCGGCTGTCAGTACCGTCGCCCGGCCCGCGTCCGCCGGCACGCCCGCTGCCATCCGGCGATACAGTTCGGCGCCCTCCTCCAGGACCAGGCCGGTGTCGATCCCGGCCGGCACCTTGATGCGGGCGGTGTGGCGCCAGGTGGCCACCGGGTCGCTCCAGGCCTCGACGTGATACGTCCAGCGGCCCACCGCGTCCGGTGTGACGTCGGCTCCCCAGCGGTCGGAGCCGGGTGCCAGCTCCCGCATGGGCGTCCAGGGGCCGGGTCGGCCGTCGGGGTCCGTCAGGACGACGTTCGCGGCGACTGCGTCATGGCCCTCGCGGAACACGGTGGCGGTGACCTGGAAGGTTTCCCCCGCGACCGCCTTGGCGGGGTGCCTGCCGCACTCCACGGCCGGACGGACGCCGAGGACGGGAATGCGGCCGATGGCCGGAGTCGGACTCATGGGATGACACCTCCGCCATGCTCGTGGCCGGGCACGCCGCCCGGCCGGTGGTTTCAGAACTGCGCCGGAAGGGGGCTCCGCCTGCCTCCCGGGTCTATCTCCCCGCCGGGGAACGCCTCCGCCGCCACGGCGGACCTCGCCGCCGGGTACCGCTCCGCCTGACCCGTCCGGTCTGTTCCCGCAGATAGGTGACCATGCCGGTGCGCAGATAGCGCTCGGCGGCGTCGGCGGCCTCGCGCGCGCACCGCTTGCCCATCAGGACGCAGAGGGTGTAGCCCGAGTCCTCGAAGGTGGCCCGCACCAAACGGTCGGCGGGAGCCGCGAGCATCGCTCGTTCCCAGGCCCGGTACCGCTGCAGTTGCCGGGCCACCTCGGCTTTGGCGGGGAGCAGCATGGCGCAGATTCACCTCCGGATCGCGGCCGCGACACACGGACGGGGCCTTCACACATGGTGCACGCGCGATGACTCAGCGTCTTGTTGGATCTTCAACGACCTCGGATGTGCCTCACCCGTCTCGGATGTGCGCTCGTGTTGCACGAATGGCGTAGCGCTCCCACTCTTGAGGTGACTCAGAAGCGATCAACGCTCACGCTTCGTATTCGGGGCCCGTTCCGCAGGGACGAGAAGGAGCGCGAGCTTCGCAGGTGAGGAGCCAACGACGATGAAGACCGCAAGTGCCTGCTACTACCACCTCGATGTGGAAGTCAGCCCGGAACGCGTCGGACAGGTCAGGCGCATCCTGGCAGCTCACCTCAGGTTCTGGGACCTCGAAAACCTCGTCGAGCCGGTCTGCGGCGGCGCCGAGATGCTGCTCAAGGCGATCGACGAGCACGCGACGGACAAGAACACGTCGATCGAGATGTGGTGGAACGGCCAGCACCTCATCACCGCCGTGGGGGACAACGATCGCGATCTGCGCCCCGACCAGGATCTGCGCGCCTGCCTGGAACGGCTCGCCGCCACCAGCGACGGCTGGGGCTGCTGCGCCACGGACACCGGCAGCAAGGTCATCTGGTTCTCCCAGCGCGCCCGCGCCGGCGCCCGCGTCCCGCTGGTGCCGACGGCCCCCGCGCCGAGCCTGCGGGAGGTCCTCCAGGTGCCCCGCGAAGTGCCCGCCGCGGCCCTCGCCGGCTCCGTGCGCACGGCGGACGACGTTCTGGAGGACGCCCGGTGACCGCGAAGCGGAAGGCAGGGGTGCCCGCGTGGAGCGGGCACCCCTACCCGTTGGGTGCCGCCTTCGACGGGAAGGGCACCAACTTCGCGCTCTTCAGCGAAGTCGCCGAACGCGTCGAGCTGATCCTGGTCGACGACGACGGCACCCACCGGAAGGTCCCGCTCGCCGAGGTCGACGGCTTCGTCTGGCACGGCTATCTCCCCGGCGTCGGCCCCGGCCAGCGCTACGGCTACCGGGTGCACGGCCCGTGGGCCCCCGCCGCGGGCCACCGGTGCAATCCGAAGAAGCTGCTCCTCGACCCGTACACCAGGGCGGTGGACGGACAGGTCGACAACCACGCCTCCCTCTTCGAGCGGGCGCCGAACGGACCCTCCCCGGCCGACAGCGCCGGACACACCATGCTCGGCGTGGTGACCGACCCGGCCTTCGACTGGGGCGACGACCGCCCGCCCCAGCGGCCGTACGCCGACACCGTGATCTACGAGGCCCATGTCCGGGGCCTCACCCGCACCCACCCCGACGTGCCCCCCGACCTGCGCGGCACCTACGCCGGGCTCGCCCATCCCGCGATAGTCGAGCACCTCACCTCCCTCGGCGTGACCGCCGTGGAGCTGATGCCGGTGCACCAGTTCGTGCAGGACGGCGTGCTCAGCGACCGCGGCCTGTCGAACTACTGGGGCTACAACACCATCGGCTTCTTCGCCCCGCACAACGCCTACGCCGCCCACGGCACCCGCGGCCAGCAGGTCACCGAGTTCAAGGCGATGGTGAAGGCGCTGCACGCGGCCGGGCTCGAAGTGATCCTGGACGTCGTCTACAACCACACAGCCGAGGGCAACGAGAAGGGCCCCACCCTCTCCTTCCGCGGCATCGACAACGCCTCGTACTACCGCCTGGTGGACGGCGACTGGACCCACTACTACGACACCACCGGCACCGGCAACAGCCTGCTGATGCGGCACCCCTACGTGCTGCAGCTGATCATGGACTCGCTGCGGTACTGGGTCACGGAGATGCACGTCGACGGCTTCCGCTTCGACCTCGCGGCCACGCTGGCCCGGCAGTTCCACGAGGTGGACCGGCTGTCGGCGTTCTTCGACCTGATCCAGCAGGACCCGGTGATCAGCCGCGTCAAGCTGATCGCCGAGCCCTGGGACGTGGGGGAGGGCGGCTACCAGGTCGGCAACTTCCCGCCGCTGTGGTCGGAGTGGAACGGCAAGTACCGCGATGCCGTACGGGACTTCTGGCGCGGTGGGGAACACACGCTGGGCGAGTTCGCCTCACGGCTGACCGGCTCGTCCGACCTGTATCAGCACAGCAGGCGCCGGCCGCGCGCCAGCGTCAACTTCGTGACCGCACATGACGGGTTCACGCTGCGCGACCTCGTGTCGTACAACGACAAGCACAACGAGGCCAACGGCGAGGGCAACCGCGACGGCGAGAGCACCAACCGGTCCTGGAACTGCGGTGTCGAGGGCGAGACACGCGCCCCGGCCGTGCGGGAACTGCGCGCCCGCCAGCAGCGGAACTTCCTGGCCACGCTGCTGCTGTCCCAGGGCATCCCGATGCTGTGCCACGGCGACGAACTGGGCCGCACCCAGCGCGGCAACAACAACGCCTACTGCCAGGACAACGAAGTCTCCTGGATCGACTGGCGGTTGACCGAGGAGCAGCGGGACCTGCTGGACTTCACCCGGTACGTCATCGGTCTGCGCGCCGCCCACCCCGTACTGCGCCGCCGCCGGTTCTTCCGCGGCCAGACCGCCACCCACGCCGGCCAGCCGGTGCCCGACCTGGTGTGGCTGCTGCCGGACGCGCAGGCGATGACGGACGCGGACTGGCGGCGCTCCGACGCGCACTGCGTCGGTGTGTTCCTCAACGGAGACGCCATCGCCGAACCCGACCCGTGCGGCCGGCCCGTCGTGGACGACTCGTTCCTGCTGCTGCTCAACAGCTACTGGGAGCCGGTCGACTTCCAGCTCCCGGACGTCACCTACGGCGAGCGCTGGACGACTCTGATCGACACCGCCGACCCGGGCGCCCCCGACGAGTCCGAGCACAAGGCGGGCACCGGCATGACCGTCGAGGCCCGCAGCCTGGTCCTGCTGTCACGACCCTCCCGCTCGGCAGGCTGAGGACCAGGGCCTGTCCGGCGGATCATGCTGGCGTCGCGGGGTCTGGCACGCCCATCTGCGGCGTTGTCGTCGGTTGCCGACTCCCCCACGCTCGAACAACCTCGCGCGGGAGGTGCCCCCATCGCCCCCGCTCACCTGCACTGAGGAGGTGCCGTTTCTTGCAGCCGGCCTGATCCGCCGGACAGGCCCTGGCGCGTCAGCGGGCCCGCTGCGAGGTCACCGTGAACTGGGCGCCGTCGGCGTCGCGCAGCACGGCCTCCTCGGCGTTCTCCGACAGCACGCTGCCGCCGTTCAGCTCCGCGGCCCGGGCGCAGGCCGCGACGTCCGTGACCGCGAAGTGGACCTGCCAGTGCGGCCGGATCGTGGGGTCCGGGGCCGACCCCAGCGCCCCCGACTCGATGCGGGCCACGACATCGCCACCGCTGCGCAGGACGACCTCGCCGCCCTCGTAGTGGACCTCGACGGAGCCTGGCCGGTCGGTGGCCCAGTCGAGGATCTCGCCGTAGAAGATGGCGGAGTCGAAGGCGTCGCGGGTGTGCAGCCGGATGAAGGTCGGCGCCGAGCGGCGCCAGGTCTCCCAGTTGCCCACCAGCTCGCCCTCCCAGATCCCGAAGGTGGCGCCGTCCCGGTCGGCCAGCAGCGCCGCACGCCCCGGCGGGAAGGAGATCGGGCCCACCGCCGCCGTGCCGCCGCGCTCCTGCGCGCGGGCCACGGCCTCGTCCGCGCTGGGCACGGCGAAGTAGGGCGTCCACGCCACGGCCATCTGCCACATCGTGGCGATCCCGGCGATCCCGGCGACCGGTGTGCCGCCTGCCAGAGCGATCCGGAAGCGGTCGCCGAGCTTCGCCGTGCGCCAGCGCCAGCCCAGCACCGCCGCGTAGAACGATTCGGTGGCCTCGAGATCGCGGCTGGTCAGGCTCACCCAGCAGGGTGCGCCGAACACGGAGTGGGTGGAGACGACGTCCGTCGCCCCACGGGAGAGTGTCGTGTCTTTGTTCATCGCAGTCGCGTCCTGGTCTCCTCGACCGGCAGCCCCACCGGTGGTCGTCCCAGTGTCCAACCGGAACCGTTCCGGGCGCCTGCCGAGTACCCAGGCGTAGAGTCGGAAACGGCAGATCGGCGCAACCGACCGGAGGTGCTCATGCCCACCGACGGGGGCTCGGAGCGGATCTTCGAGCTGCAGGAAGAGGTCGATCAACTCAAGGAAGCGGTCGCCTCGCATGCTGTCGTGGACCAGGCGATCGGCATGATCGTCGCGCTCGGCCGGGTGACTCCGGGCGAGGGGTGGAAGATCCTCAAGGACATCTCGCAGCACACGAACATCAAACTGCGCAATGTCGCGGAACTCATTCTGATCTGGGGCCGCAGCGGCGTCATGCCGCTGGAGATCAGGGTGGAACTGGAAGAGGGTCTGGACCGCTACGGCCCCACGGAGATTCCCGGCGCACCGCCGGAGCGGTGAGCCGGGAACGGTGTGCGTCGAGGCCCGCGGCCACGGTCAGCGGGCCTCGACGAGGAGTTCCTCGTGCAGCCGGGCGCAGCAGCCGCTGAGCAGCCGTGAGACATGCATCTGCGAGATCCCGAGCTGCTGGGCGATGCGGCTCTGCGTCATACCGCCGAAGAACCGCAGATAGAGGATGGTCCGCTCACGCTCGGGCAGCGCCCTCAGCACGGGCCCGGCGGCCACCCGGTCGACGACGACGTCGTACGACGGATCCGGCCCACCGAGCCCGTCCGCCAGCGCGTACCCGTCCGTGCCGGGCATCTCCGCGTCCAGCGACAGCGCGGTGAAGCACTCAAGGGCCTCCATGCCGGTCCGTACCTCGTCCTCACTGAGCTGCGCGTACTCGGCGATCTCCGCGACGGTCGGGGCGCGCCCCGGAGTCGTGTGGGCCAGCTCCTTCGCCGCACGGCGGACCCGATTGCGTAGGTCCTGCACGCGGCGCGGCACATGCAGCGTCCACATGTGGTCGCGGAAGTGCCGCTTGATCTCCCCGGTCACGGTCGGCACGGCATACGCCTCGAAGGCCCGGCCACGCGACGGGTCGTAGTGGTCGACGGCCTTGACCAGGCCCAGGGCGGCCACCTGGTAGAGGTCCTCCAGGGACTCGCCGCGCCCCTTGAAGCGGACGGCGATCCGCTCCGCCATGGGCAGCCAGGCCTCGACCAACTCGTCCCTCAGTGCCCTGCGCGCCGGCCCCTCGGGCAGCTGCGACAGCCGTTCGAACGCGGCCGCTGTGTCGGGGGCGTCATCATGCGGATGCTGCGTCGTTCCGCCGGCGCTACGCATCGTGCGCACCTCCCTTGGCAGGTGTGCTGGATGGACAGTCACCACGGGAGGCGCGGGCTCGGACCGGAACGAAAGGCACCGGGGACCCATCCCGGCCTCCACGGACGTGCCTCCGGTCCGAAGCACTGAAAGGTGGATTCCCCCACTTGGGGGAATCCAAACAATTCGGTCCATATCGACTCTTGACCTGTCCTTGAGGCAAGGGAGAAGCAATTACCTCTGCTACAGAGCTAATCTCGACCGCATGGACGACGAGACCTTCCCGGAAGAGCTGGCCGACGCGCTCGTCGGGGTGCAGCGGCTGATCCGGCGCCGGCTGCGCCGTGAGATGGCCGCACCGCAGCTGCGCGGAGCCGAAGTGGAACTCCTGCGCCTGGTCGTGACCCGCCCCGGCATCGGCATCTCGGACGCGGCCAAAGACCTGTATCTGGCGAGCAACTCGGTGTCGACGCTGGTCAACCGGCTGGCGACGGAGGGCTATCTGATCCGCGAGACGGACCCGGCCGACCGCCGGGCCGCGCGCCTGGTGCCCACCCCCGCGGCGCGGACCCGGCTGCGCGCATGGCGCACCCGTCGCGCGGACCTCGTACGACAGCAGGTGGCCCGGCTCGACGAGGCGGACCGCGCGGCGCTCCGGGCGGCGATCCCGGCCCTGCGCACCCTCGCCGTCCAGCTGCACGAGGAGGCCGAGGAGTCATGACCCCGGACGCATCGGCCGAACCGCAAGCCGCCGTCTCCTGCACCGGGCTCGCCTACACCTTCGGCGACACGAACGCCGTGGACGGACTCGACCTGGCCGTCCTGGAGGGCGAATGCTTCGGGCTGCTCGGCCCCAACGGCGCCGGGAAGACCACGGCGATCCGCTGCATGACCACCCTCCTGCCGGTCCCCGCCGGCATGGTCCGCGTCTTCGGGCACGACGCCGCGAAGGACCGTATGGCCGTACGACGGCTGCTGGGCTACGTCCCGCAGCAGCTGTCCGCCGACGCCGGACTCACCGGCCGGGAGAACGTCGCCCTGTTCGCCCGCGTCTTCGACGTGGCGCGCCGCGAACGCGCCGAGCGGGTCCGGCAGGCCCTGGCCGCGGTCGGCCTCACCGACGCCGCCGACCGGCTGGCCGGGACGTACTCCGGCGGCATGGTCAGGCGACTCGAACTCGCGCAGGCCCTGGTCAGCGCGCCCCGGCTGCTGATCCTCGACGAGCCGACCATCGGCCTCGACCCCATCGCGCGGACTGACGTGTGGGACCACATCAACGCCGTCCGCGCGGCCACCGGCATGACGGTGCTCGTGACCACCCACTACATGGACGAGGCCGACCAGTACTGCGACCGGGTCGGCCTGATGCACCACGGCCGCATCCGCGCCCTCGGCACCCCGGCGGAACTGCGCCAGGGGCTCGCCGCCCGCCGCGGCACGGACACGCTGCCCACCCTGGAGGACGTCTTCCGGGACATCGCCGGCAGCGGCCTCGACGACCAGTCAGGAGGATTCCGCGATGTCCGAAGCACCCGCCGCACCGCACGCAGGGTCGGCTGACCCCGCGTTCGGGCTGCTGCTGAAGACCCCGGAGCCCCGCGCGGGCTGGCGCCTGCTGCCCGCCCGGGTCGTGGCGATGTGCGCCGTCGAACTGCAGAAGCTGCGCCACGACCGCACCGAGCTCTACACCCGCGCGGTCCAACCCACCCTGTGGCTGCTGATCTTCGGCCAGACCTTCACCAGGCTCAAGGCGATCCCCACCGAGGGCATCCCCTACATCGACTACCTGGCGCCCGGCATCATCGCCCAGTCCGCGATGTTCATCGCCATCTTCTACGGCATCCAGATCATCTGGGAACGCGACGCCGGGGTCCTCAACAAGCTCCTGGTCACCCCGACCCCGCGGGCCGCGCTGATCACCGGGAAGGCGTTCGCGGCCGGAGTGAAGTCGCTGATCCAGGCCGTCGTCGTGATCGCCATCGCCGCCGTGCTCGGCGTGGCCCTGACCTGGAACCCGCTGCGGCTGCTCGGCGTCGCGGCGGTCGTCGTCCTCGGATCGGCCTTCTTCTCCTGCCTGTCGATGACCATCGCGGGGATCGTGCTGAGCCGCGACCGGCTGATGGGAATCGGGCAGGCGATCACGATGCCGCTGTTCTTCGGCTCCAACGCCCTGTACCCCCTGTCCGTCATGCCGGGCTGGCTCCAGGCGGTCAGCAAGGTCAACCCGCTGAGCTATCAGGTCGACGCCCTGCGCGGCCTCCTCCTCGACACCGACGCACACCTGGCGACCGACTTCGCGGTGCTCGTCGTGGCCGCCGCACTCGGCATCACCGCGGCCTCCGCACTCCTCGGCCGGCTCGCCCGCTGATCTAGCCCGCGGACGTGATGTGCGGCACGCCCGAGAGGGCGGCCGCACGCTCCGGAAGCGGATTCTTCCTGCGCAGCGCTTGATCAGTGATCTAGGGGGCGAAATCGCTGGCCACAGCCCATTCCGCTCATTTGACAGTGCGCTGAGCGCACAGATAGGAAGCAGCTCTCTGAGGTCGAAGAGGTGCACCGTGTACGAGCCGAACGTGGTCGGGGACTGGCAGGAGTACGAGGAGCAGGCCGGTCTGCGTGTCCGCGTCCACCAGCTCCGGGCGGCCGAGCCGCCGCGCGGACGTGATGACGCCGCCGAAGGGCTGACGTACTTCACCGTCCGGGTGACCGTCGAGAACCGCGGCGAGCGGCACTTCGGGATCCACCTGGAAGACGGGCAGATCGACGTGCGGGTCGGCCCCGACGGCGAGAGCGCGTTCATCGACTGGCGCAACTCGCAGTTCATCGAGGGCTTCGACGTCTACCCGCTGCGCCGCGCCACCGCCGTGCTGTTCGCGGCGGGCCCCGAAGCCGCCCTGAGCCAGGTCGACGTCCAGGTCCAGCTGCGGGTCGACGAGGAGTGGACCGACCGCAGGCTGTGGGCGGGCGGCGTCGGCCTCGACGAGGGACAGGCCGGTGCGCACACGGCGTCCGGGCGGGAGAGCCTGGCGCACCAGGTCAGCAACTTCCTGCGGGAGCAGGCGGAAGAGGGAACCGCCTGAGCGTCAGTGCGGGATGCCGTCGATGATCTCGCGGGCACCCTGACGCAGCAGGGCCACCGCGACCGACGTGCCGAGGGTGGCGGGGTCGAGCCGCCCGGCCCATTCGTGGGCGTTGAGGCGGGTCTTGCCGTCGGGCGTGAACACACAGGCCCGCAGGGACAGTTCGCCACTCCGGTCGACCTGGGCATATCCGGCGATCGGGCTGTTGCAGTGCCCTTGCAGCACGTGCAGGAACATCCGCTCCGCGGTGGCCTCCCGATGCGTGTCCGGATGACCGAGGGCGCTGACCGCGTCGATGACCTCCGTGTCGCCCTCCCGGCACTGCAGGGCGAGAACGCCCGCGCCGATCGGCGGCATCATGACCTCGGGGGAGAGCACCTCGCTGATCACGTCGGGGCGGTCGATGCGTTCCAGCCCGGCGACCGCGAGCAGCAGGGCGTCCGCGTCACCGGCCGCCAGTTTCGCCAGCCGCCGGTTGGCGTTGCCGCGGAACGGCACGCACTGCAGGTGCGGGTGGGTGGCGGCCAGTTGGGCGACCCGGCGCACCGAGGAGGTGCCGATCCGGGTGCCGGCGGGCAGCTCGTCCAGGGTGAGGCCGCCGGGATGGACGAGGGCGTCACGGATGTCGTCCCGCTTCAGGAACGCCGCGAACACCGTGCCGGCCGGGAGGGGGCGGTCGGCGGGCACGTCCTTGACGCAGTGCACGGCGAGATCGGCCTCGCCGGCCAGCAGCGCGGCGTCGACCTCCTTGGTGAACGCCCCCTTGCCCTCGACCTGCGACAGATCGCCGAGCCACTTGTCGCCGGTCGTCTTCACCGGCACGACCTCGGTGCGCACCCCGGGATGGAGGGCGGTCAACTCGGCGCGGACACGCTCCACTTGGGCGAGCGCCATCGGCGAGTCCCGGGAGACGATACGAATCAGATCGGGCACGGGCATGCGGACACGATAGACCCTCCGCGTGATCCGCCGGTCGCGATCGGCTCGACCTCCGTCAGTCGGCGACCCGGAGGGTGTACCGGAGTTTCTCCTTCGCCCGGGCGCCCAACCGGTCGTAGAAGCGGACCGCACCTTCGTTCCACGCGGGCGTCTGCCACTGGACCTCGGTGATGCCCAGCTGCCGGGCCTCGTCGACCACCGCGTCCATCAGCAGGGGACCGAGGCCGAGGCCGCGATGGCCCGGGGCGAGGAAGAGGCAGTCCATGTGGAGGTACTCGCTCCCCTCCCAGGTGGAGATCTCGGGCGCACAGGTGGCGTAGCCGACCAGTTCGCCGCCGGGCAGTTCGGCCACCAGGCAGCGCAGGCGCGGTGCCGGGGTGCCGAAGAGGAGCCCCGCGAGGCGTGCGGCGAGGTCGGGGGCGGGTGGCGTGGCGCGTTCGTAGGCCGCGTGCTGGGCGGCGAGTTCGGCCACGCGCGGCAGATCGGCAGGCTCGGCGGGTCGGACGCGCGCAGTCACCGCAGGTCGCCCTGGACGGTGTCCGCGCTCCAGGCGGTGAGACGGTCCGCGACCGTCCCCGTGCCGTCGAGGACGCGCCGCGCGTAGACGTCCCGTTCGTACGACAGCACGGCCGCCTCCCAGACGCACGGGGTCAGTCCGGCCCGCCCCGGCCGCAGCGACTCGGGCTGCCCCACCGGTCCTGCGAACACGGCGAGATCGGACATGCATCCCTCGATCCATGTGTGGACCAGCACGTAGTCCCCGTCGCCGCCCGCGTGCACGATCAGCACGGCGAGTCCCAGCGATCCCCGCAACCGGCCCAGCGCCAGGTGGCCTTCGGCGATCCGCAGCGCGGTTCCGGCGTCCCGCTCGGTCACCGTGCGGCCGGGCGCCTCGATGGCGTACGACTTCACCAGGTGGCCGGCGATCTCTCGCGTGCCCAACGGCCGGGTGGCGCGCCCGTGACGGCCCTCGGACAGACCGAGAAGCGACTTGGTGTCGATCGCCGAGGGGAGCCTTTCGTGAAGATCCATGCGTCCATCATTGGGTGCGGCGGCTTGATCGTCCACTGTCATGAGGGCAGCTCGCCGGGCTCGAGCGCGAACTCGACCGTGTGATGCCCCGTCCCGTCCGCTGCCACCACGGGTTGGCCGCCGCGTCCGTCGACCGTGCAGGACCGCACCCGGCTGCCGGACCCGGTGAGGGCGATGTCGAGCGTCATGCCCCGGTAGCGCAGCCCGCGCAGGCTCACCGGACCCCACCCCTCGGGCAGACAGGGGCGCAGCCGAAGCGCGTTCTCGGTGAACGTCAGCCCGAACAGGCCCTCGTGCAGCAGCCGCAGATACGCCGTCGCCGACCAGGTCTGATCGGGCTGCGACACGAAGTGCTCGGCGCGTCCGCTCCCGCCGGCTTGCCAGCCGCCGTCGACGGCACCGCTCACGGAGTCGTACAACTCGTAGAAACCGGAGCCGGAGAAGAGGCCGGCGAGCTGATCCACCGCGCGTCCGAACAGATCGGCGCGGCCCGCG contains:
- a CDS encoding ANTAR domain-containing protein, translating into MPTDGGSERIFELQEEVDQLKEAVASHAVVDQAIGMIVALGRVTPGEGWKILKDISQHTNIKLRNVAELILIWGRSGVMPLEIRVELEEGLDRYGPTEIPGAPPER
- a CDS encoding pep a2 — translated: MKTASACYYHLDVEVSPERVGQVRRILAAHLRFWDLENLVEPVCGGAEMLLKAIDEHATDKNTSIEMWWNGQHLITAVGDNDRDLRPDQDLRACLERLAATSDGWGCCATDTGSKVIWFSQRARAGARVPLVPTAPAPSLREVLQVPREVPAAALAGSVRTADDVLEDAR
- a CDS encoding alpha-1,4-glucan--maltose-1-phosphate maltosyltransferase; amino-acid sequence: MSPTPAIGRIPVLGVRPAVECGRHPAKAVAGETFQVTATVFREGHDAVAANVVLTDPDGRPGPWTPMRELAPGSDRWGADVTPDAVGRWTYHVEAWSDPVATWRHTARIKVPAGIDTGLVLEEGAELYRRMAAGVPADAGRATVLTAAKTMLDDSLPSAVRLAAAFGPELDAVLGRYPLRELVTALEALPLLVERERALFGSWYEFFPRSEGTPQQPHGTFRTAARRLPVIASMGFDVVYLPPIHPIGTTFRKGRNNTLNPSAEDVGVPWAIGSPEGGHDAIHPQLGGFEDFDWFVGQARALGMEVALDFALQCSPDHPWVDKHPQWFHHRPDGSIAYAENPPKKYQDIYPVAFDADMDGLVAETLRVLRLWMAHGVRIFRVDNPHTKPVVFWQRVLADIGRTDPDVIFLAEAFTRPAMMHTLAQIGFQQSYTYFTWRNSKQELTEYLSELSGEAASYMRPNFFVNTPDILHAYLQRGGRPAFEVRAVLAATLAPTWGVYSGYELCENVPLREGSEEYLDSEKYQLKPRDWEAAEHAGTTIAPLITQLNTIRRRHPALRRLRNLTFHETDNDALIAYSKRTGDDTVIVVANLDPHHAQEATVSLDMRRLGLDWHESVSVHDELSGETYRWGGTNYVRLEPGRAPAHVLHVERAPNGGSAAS
- a CDS encoding ABC transporter ATP-binding protein → MTPDASAEPQAAVSCTGLAYTFGDTNAVDGLDLAVLEGECFGLLGPNGAGKTTAIRCMTTLLPVPAGMVRVFGHDAAKDRMAVRRLLGYVPQQLSADAGLTGRENVALFARVFDVARRERAERVRQALAAVGLTDAADRLAGTYSGGMVRRLELAQALVSAPRLLILDEPTIGLDPIARTDVWDHINAVRAATGMTVLVTTHYMDEADQYCDRVGLMHHGRIRALGTPAELRQGLAARRGTDTLPTLEDVFRDIAGSGLDDQSGGFRDVRSTRRTARRVG
- a CDS encoding MarR family winged helix-turn-helix transcriptional regulator, which translates into the protein MDDETFPEELADALVGVQRLIRRRLRREMAAPQLRGAEVELLRLVVTRPGIGISDAAKDLYLASNSVSTLVNRLATEGYLIRETDPADRRAARLVPTPAARTRLRAWRTRRADLVRQQVARLDEADRAALRAAIPALRTLAVQLHEEAEES
- a CDS encoding DUF5133 domain-containing protein, which codes for MLLPAKAEVARQLQRYRAWERAMLAAPADRLVRATFEDSGYTLCVLMGKRCAREAADAAERYLRTGMVTYLREQTGRVRRSGTRRRGPPWRRRRSPAGR
- a CDS encoding VOC family protein, which translates into the protein MNKDTTLSRGATDVVSTHSVFGAPCWVSLTSRDLEATESFYAAVLGWRWRTAKLGDRFRIALAGGTPVAGIAGIATMWQMAVAWTPYFAVPSADEAVARAQERGGTAAVGPISFPPGRAALLADRDGATFGIWEGELVGNWETWRRSAPTFIRLHTRDAFDSAIFYGEILDWATDRPGSVEVHYEGGEVVLRSGGDVVARIESGALGSAPDPTIRPHWQVHFAVTDVAACARAAELNGGSVLSENAEEAVLRDADGAQFTVTSQRAR
- the glgX gene encoding glycogen debranching protein GlgX, producing MPAWSGHPYPLGAAFDGKGTNFALFSEVAERVELILVDDDGTHRKVPLAEVDGFVWHGYLPGVGPGQRYGYRVHGPWAPAAGHRCNPKKLLLDPYTRAVDGQVDNHASLFERAPNGPSPADSAGHTMLGVVTDPAFDWGDDRPPQRPYADTVIYEAHVRGLTRTHPDVPPDLRGTYAGLAHPAIVEHLTSLGVTAVELMPVHQFVQDGVLSDRGLSNYWGYNTIGFFAPHNAYAAHGTRGQQVTEFKAMVKALHAAGLEVILDVVYNHTAEGNEKGPTLSFRGIDNASYYRLVDGDWTHYYDTTGTGNSLLMRHPYVLQLIMDSLRYWVTEMHVDGFRFDLAATLARQFHEVDRLSAFFDLIQQDPVISRVKLIAEPWDVGEGGYQVGNFPPLWSEWNGKYRDAVRDFWRGGEHTLGEFASRLTGSSDLYQHSRRRPRASVNFVTAHDGFTLRDLVSYNDKHNEANGEGNRDGESTNRSWNCGVEGETRAPAVRELRARQQRNFLATLLLSQGIPMLCHGDELGRTQRGNNNAYCQDNEVSWIDWRLTEEQRDLLDFTRYVIGLRAAHPVLRRRRFFRGQTATHAGQPVPDLVWLLPDAQAMTDADWRRSDAHCVGVFLNGDAIAEPDPCGRPVVDDSFLLLLNSYWEPVDFQLPDVTYGERWTTLIDTADPGAPDESEHKAGTGMTVEARSLVLLSRPSRSAG
- a CDS encoding RNA polymerase sigma factor SigF codes for the protein MRSAGGTTQHPHDDAPDTAAAFERLSQLPEGPARRALRDELVEAWLPMAERIAVRFKGRGESLEDLYQVAALGLVKAVDHYDPSRGRAFEAYAVPTVTGEIKRHFRDHMWTLHVPRRVQDLRNRVRRAAKELAHTTPGRAPTVAEIAEYAQLSEDEVRTGMEALECFTALSLDAEMPGTDGYALADGLGGPDPSYDVVVDRVAAGPVLRALPERERTILYLRFFGGMTQSRIAQQLGISQMHVSRLLSGCCARLHEELLVEAR